From one Lolium rigidum isolate FL_2022 chromosome 4, APGP_CSIRO_Lrig_0.1, whole genome shotgun sequence genomic stretch:
- the LOC124646639 gene encoding polygalacturonase ADPG1-like → MASRKVILAVLFLLLLFIFPAIAFAFTGGMHTESVHRRLGERSVKADTLSHRPVQRHRKLGQETKPPQDAEFNVVSYGAVGDGKTDDTPAFQKAWAAACSSSTPATMLVPKEKDFLVKQTTFSGQCKSSVRFKLDGTLVAPGRSTWPKANMNKWIMFSNVDKLTVSGEGTMDGKGEVWWKNSCRVDKNLKCTKAPTALLLSKCNHLKVENIRLLNSQQMHMSVKDCKDVVLKHITIVAPGDSPNTDGIHIARTKDIQVMDCNIKTGDDCISIETGTENLYASKITCGPGHGISVGSLGDKNSEARVSNITINKAHLIGTTNGARIKSWQGGKGYAKNITFEDIIMEKVKNPIIIDQNYCDMMPKSCKKQTSAVELSNIQFKNIRGTSGTKEAIKLDCSDTIPCHDLVLQDVKLTFSGHGKGATSTCKNAKLKKSDNVIPKTC, encoded by the coding sequence ATGGCATCTCGCAAGGTCATCCTGGCAGTGCTTTTCCTGCTGTTATTGTTCATCTTCCCGGCAATTGCCTTTGCATTTACAGGCGGCATGCATACAGAGTCCGTGCACCGCAGACTGGGAGAGAGGAGCGTCAAGGCCGATACGCTAAGCCACAGACCTGTCCAGCGACATCGCAAACTTGGTCAAGAGACCAAGCCTCCTCAGGACGCCGAGTTCAACGTGGTTAGCTACGGAGCCGTTGGTGATGGCAAAACTGATGACACCCCGGCGTTTCAGAAAGCTTGGGCCGCGGCTTGCTCATCGTCTACGCCAGCAACCATGCTGGTTCCGAAGGAGAAGGACTTTCTCGTCAAGCAGACCACCTTCTCGGGGCAGTGCAAGTCAAGCGTCAGATTCAAGCTCGACGGAACGTTGGTAGCTCCTGGACGATCAACTTGGCCGAAGGCGAAcatgaataagtggatcatgtttaGCAACGTTGATAAGCTAACCGTGTCAGGCGAAGGGACCATGGACGGGAAAGGTGAAGTATGGTGGAAGAACTCATGCCGAGTTGACAAGAACCTCAAGTGCACAAAGGCCCCCACGGCGTTGTTGCTCAGCAAGTGCAATCACTTGAAGGTAGAAAATATCAGGCTCTTAAACAGCCAGCAAATGCATATGTCCGTCAAAGATTGCAAGGACGTAGTTCTGAAGCATATCACGATCGTTGCGCCCGGAGACAGCCCTAATACCGATGGCATCCATATTGCCCGCACGAAGGATATACAAGTCATGGATTGCAACATTAAAACCGGAGACGATTGCATATCGATCGAGACCGGAACTGAGAACTTGTATGCCTCAAAGATAACATGCGGCCCGGGTCATGGAATCAGCGTCGGAAGCTTAGGTGACAAAAATTCTGAAGCTCGTGTTTCCAACATAACTATCAACAAAGCACACCTCATTGGCACGACGAATGGTGCCCGCATAAAGTCGTGGCAAGGAGGAAAGGGATATGCCAAGAACATCACATTTGAGGATATCATCATGGAAAAGGTCAAGAATCCAATAATCATTGACCAAAACTATTGCGATATGATGCCTAAGTCATGCAAGAAACAAACTTCGGCGGTGGAGCTAAGTAATATTCAGTTCAAGAATATAAGAGGCACGAGTGGAACAAAAGAGGCTATCAAGCTAGACTGTAGTGACACCATCCCATGCCATGACCTTGTGCTGCAAGATGTGAAGCTTACGTTCAGTGGGCATGGCAAAGGTGCTACAAGTACATGCAAGAACGCGAAGTTAAAGAAATCGGACAATGTTATTCCAAAGACATGCTGA